In a genomic window of Roseiflexus castenholzii DSM 13941:
- a CDS encoding HepT-like ribonuclease domain-containing protein, with the protein MPPSTREYLQHILEETTYLLRSSRDLDKTAFLQNETLKRAFVRSIEVIGEAAKQMPDALRQQYPAIEWRAMAGMRDRLIHGYFGVDYDIVWDVVTSKIPALDQTVRQILAQEVLQ; encoded by the coding sequence ATGCCTCCATCGACACGTGAATACTTACAACACATTCTTGAAGAGACGACATACCTTTTGCGATCTTCCAGAGACCTCGATAAAACGGCATTTTTGCAGAACGAAACCCTGAAACGGGCATTCGTCCGCAGCATTGAAGTAATTGGCGAAGCCGCCAAGCAGATGCCAGACGCCCTTCGACAGCAATATCCGGCAATCGAGTGGCGTGCAATGGCCGGGATGCGCGATCGCCTGATTCACGGCTACTTTGGCGTCGATTACGATATTGTGTGGGATGTGGTTACGAGCAAAATACCAGCGCTTGACCAAACAGTACGGCAGATTCTGGCTCAGGAGGTCCTGCAATGA
- the aroB gene encoding 3-dehydroquinate synthase, with protein MTQPAEYLYVTTTGGRYEVIVAHGAFDHLPHHLQRIGLRGAAWVISDDQVFPRYAPALIARLRAAGYNAHGYAVPPGEPSKDLAMAARLYDWLIGNGVERRDTVLALGGGVIGDLAGFVAATVLRGIALVHLPTTLLAMVDSAIGGKTGVNHSLGKNLIGAFHQPRLTLADTTTLATLPPRELRAGWAEVIKHAVIRDADLFAHLEAITDPASLQGDALATIIRRAARVKIDIVNIDERETGERMLLNYGHTLGHAIEAARGYGDLLHGEAVAIGMHLEAQIAHRMGMVDSRFVERQQRLLRAYGLPTNLPPGVTIDDLIERTLRDKKVRAGRARWALPLGIGAATVRDDVPETVVRAILEKATDRNEGPV; from the coding sequence ATGACGCAACCCGCCGAGTATTTGTACGTCACAACGACAGGCGGCAGGTACGAAGTCATCGTCGCCCACGGCGCCTTCGATCACCTTCCGCACCATCTTCAGCGCATCGGTTTGCGCGGCGCCGCGTGGGTCATCAGCGACGACCAGGTGTTCCCGCGTTACGCCCCGGCGCTGATCGCGCGTCTGCGCGCCGCCGGGTACAATGCGCACGGGTATGCCGTGCCGCCTGGCGAACCGAGCAAAGACCTGGCAATGGCTGCGCGACTCTACGACTGGCTGATCGGCAACGGCGTCGAGCGGCGCGACACTGTGCTGGCGCTGGGTGGCGGCGTCATCGGCGACCTGGCAGGGTTCGTGGCTGCAACCGTATTGCGCGGCATCGCTCTCGTTCACCTGCCGACCACACTGCTGGCAATGGTCGACTCGGCAATCGGCGGCAAAACCGGCGTGAACCATTCGCTCGGCAAGAACCTGATTGGCGCGTTCCACCAACCGCGCTTGACGCTTGCCGACACGACCACGCTGGCGACTCTGCCGCCGCGTGAACTACGCGCTGGCTGGGCGGAAGTGATCAAACACGCCGTCATTCGCGACGCCGATCTGTTCGCGCACCTCGAAGCGATCACCGATCCTGCGTCTCTCCAGGGTGATGCGCTGGCAACGATCATCCGGCGCGCCGCCAGGGTCAAGATCGATATTGTCAACATCGATGAGCGCGAAACCGGCGAACGCATGCTTCTGAACTATGGGCACACCCTGGGGCATGCCATCGAAGCCGCACGCGGCTATGGCGACCTGCTGCACGGCGAGGCAGTCGCCATCGGCATGCACCTGGAGGCGCAGATCGCCCATCGCATGGGGATGGTTGACTCTCGGTTCGTTGAGCGTCAGCAGCGTCTGCTGCGCGCATATGGGCTGCCAACAAATCTGCCGCCCGGTGTGACTATTGACGACCTGATCGAACGCACGCTGCGCGACAAGAAGGTGCGGGCAGGGCGGGCGCGCTGGGCATTGCCGCTGGGAATTGGTGCGGCGACCGTGCGCGACGATGTGCCCGAAACAGTGGTGCGCGCCATTCTCGAGAAGGCGACCGACAGAAATGAGGGACCTGTATGA
- a CDS encoding shikimate kinase → MPEIIALVGLSGGGKSTVARHLAARLGWRVCDTDGLVEQMAGRTIPAIFADEGEGAFRERETVALMAALTEPNTIVATGGGIVLRDRNRALLREKAFVVWLDAPTDVLIARLRAHDEERPLLAGDDPAARLETLRAQRAALYRDVAHVTIDTSEAAPEDVAERIVGALFGN, encoded by the coding sequence ATGCCAGAGATCATTGCGCTGGTTGGACTCAGCGGCGGCGGCAAATCGACGGTGGCGCGCCATCTGGCAGCGCGCCTCGGCTGGCGGGTGTGTGACACCGACGGGCTGGTGGAACAGATGGCAGGACGGACGATTCCCGCCATTTTCGCCGATGAAGGGGAAGGCGCCTTTCGTGAGCGGGAAACTGTTGCGCTTATGGCGGCGCTCACGGAACCGAACACCATCGTTGCAACCGGCGGCGGCATTGTGCTGCGCGACCGCAACCGCGCGCTACTGAGGGAGAAGGCGTTCGTGGTGTGGCTCGACGCGCCGACCGATGTGTTGATCGCCCGGTTGCGCGCCCACGATGAGGAGCGACCATTGCTGGCAGGAGACGATCCGGCGGCGCGGCTGGAAACGTTGCGGGCGCAGCGCGCGGCGCTCTACCGCGATGTGGCGCATGTGACGATTGACACATCGGAAGCCGCGCCGGAGGATGTGGCGGAACGGATTGTTGGCGCACTTTTCGGGAACTGA
- a CDS encoding nucleotidyltransferase family protein — protein MTVQTREQILDLLHQHREELRRLGIRRCGIFGSFVRNTPHDESDVDILVEFQPGQKTFDNFMHLAFFLEDLFGRRVELVTTESLSPYIGPAILSEVEYASIDT, from the coding sequence ATGACAGTGCAAACCAGAGAGCAGATTTTAGACCTGTTGCACCAACATCGAGAGGAGTTGCGGCGTCTGGGGATCAGACGCTGCGGTATTTTTGGTTCATTTGTAAGAAATACTCCGCACGACGAGAGCGATGTCGATATTCTGGTCGAGTTTCAGCCTGGTCAGAAAACGTTCGATAATTTTATGCACCTCGCGTTCTTTCTCGAAGATCTTTTCGGGCGAAGGGTTGAATTGGTCACAACCGAATCACTCAGTCCCTATATCGGTCCCGCCATTTTGTCGGAGGTTGAGTATGCCTCCATCGACACGTGA
- a CDS encoding molybdopterin-containing oxidoreductase family protein: protein MIPPDRIRLVRGACPHDCPDTCATITEVQDDRAVRFYADPDHPFTRGWLCAKVRPYLERVYAPDRLLYPLRRVGPKGGNRWERITWEAAIDEIATRWKEIIARYGAAAILPYSYSGTLGLVQLMICNARLWNRMGVSGLQRSICGAAAEAAVEATLGARWSPDPADVLHSKLVLIWGHNPASTGPHFMPLLRQAQKRGAYVAVIDPRRTLTARSADEHIRPRPATDAALALGMMHVIFSEGLHDEAWLEQHTIGWRDLRDRAAGYPPDRAAAITGVPEATIIALARRYATMKPALLKTADGVQRHGNGGQTFRALCCLPAVVGQYGVRGGGLSYSTSGYVRWDAEAVGHASECPPTPRVVNMNRLGAALTGEVRDPPIMALFVFCANPVTSAPNAGLIVQGLLRDDLFTVVHEQFMTDTARYADIVLPATTQLEHVDLHKAYGHRYLQYNHPAVPPPGECRSNWDVMRLLARAMGYTEPWLHEDAEQAICGVLDATRARNPLLEGITLERLQAEGTVPLSFPPGRDVPFADGYFPTPSGKVELRCDSLRVHGLDPLPEYAPPAEFRAVGDYSAHGHPPSLVLISGASHHYVSSSFANQPSLRAKEGAPFIEINPVDAVARGIRHGDEVHVESARGWCRLLAVVTDDAPPGVVIAPKGPWASLSPDGRNVNWVTPDALADLAGQSTFHSNLVQVRRAE, encoded by the coding sequence ATGATACCCCCCGACCGCATCCGCCTGGTGCGCGGCGCATGCCCGCACGATTGCCCCGATACCTGCGCGACGATCACAGAGGTGCAGGATGATCGCGCGGTACGGTTCTACGCCGATCCTGACCATCCGTTTACCAGAGGGTGGCTCTGCGCGAAAGTGCGTCCATACCTGGAGCGGGTGTACGCTCCCGACCGCCTGCTCTACCCGCTGCGGCGCGTTGGTCCGAAAGGCGGCAACCGCTGGGAACGCATCACGTGGGAAGCAGCAATCGATGAGATTGCGACCCGCTGGAAGGAGATTATTGCCCGCTACGGCGCGGCTGCCATTCTGCCCTATTCCTATAGCGGCACGCTCGGTTTAGTGCAACTCATGATCTGCAATGCGCGCCTGTGGAATCGGATGGGCGTGAGTGGGTTGCAACGCAGCATCTGCGGCGCAGCCGCCGAAGCCGCCGTCGAAGCGACCCTCGGCGCGCGCTGGTCGCCCGATCCGGCGGATGTGCTCCATAGCAAACTGGTGCTCATCTGGGGGCACAATCCCGCCAGCACCGGTCCACACTTCATGCCGTTGCTGCGGCAGGCGCAGAAACGTGGCGCTTATGTGGCAGTGATCGATCCGCGCCGCACGCTGACGGCACGCAGCGCCGATGAGCACATCCGTCCGCGCCCGGCGACCGATGCCGCGCTGGCGCTCGGCATGATGCACGTTATTTTCAGCGAAGGGTTGCACGATGAAGCCTGGCTTGAACAGCACACTATCGGCTGGCGCGACCTGCGCGACCGCGCTGCCGGGTATCCGCCCGATCGGGCGGCAGCCATCACCGGCGTGCCGGAGGCGACGATCATTGCGCTTGCTCGACGCTATGCAACAATGAAACCGGCGCTGCTCAAGACTGCTGATGGCGTGCAGCGTCACGGCAATGGCGGGCAGACGTTCCGCGCCCTCTGCTGCCTGCCCGCAGTCGTCGGGCAGTATGGCGTGCGCGGCGGAGGATTATCGTATAGCACGAGCGGGTATGTCCGCTGGGACGCCGAAGCCGTCGGTCATGCCTCGGAGTGCCCGCCAACGCCGCGAGTGGTGAACATGAATCGCCTCGGCGCCGCACTTACTGGCGAGGTCCGCGATCCGCCGATCATGGCACTGTTCGTGTTCTGCGCCAATCCGGTCACGTCTGCTCCCAACGCCGGGTTGATCGTGCAGGGGTTGCTACGCGACGATCTGTTCACCGTCGTTCACGAGCAGTTCATGACCGATACGGCGCGCTACGCCGATATTGTCCTGCCCGCAACCACGCAACTGGAGCATGTCGATCTGCACAAGGCGTATGGGCATCGCTATCTTCAGTATAACCATCCGGCGGTTCCGCCCCCTGGCGAGTGCAGGAGCAACTGGGACGTGATGCGCCTGCTGGCGCGTGCTATGGGATATACTGAACCCTGGCTCCACGAAGATGCTGAACAGGCGATCTGCGGCGTGCTCGACGCTACCCGCGCGCGTAACCCGTTGCTCGAAGGGATCACGCTGGAACGTCTCCAGGCGGAAGGAACGGTTCCGCTCTCCTTTCCACCAGGGCGCGATGTTCCCTTCGCTGATGGATACTTCCCAACTCCATCGGGGAAGGTGGAGTTGCGCTGCGACTCGCTGCGCGTCCACGGTCTCGATCCGTTGCCGGAGTACGCACCGCCTGCGGAGTTCCGCGCGGTTGGCGACTATTCAGCACATGGGCATCCACCGTCGCTGGTGCTGATCTCCGGCGCATCGCACCACTACGTCTCGTCGAGTTTCGCCAATCAGCCCAGTTTGCGCGCAAAAGAGGGAGCGCCCTTCATCGAGATCAATCCTGTGGATGCCGTCGCGCGCGGTATTCGCCACGGCGATGAGGTCCACGTCGAAAGTGCGCGCGGATGGTGCCGTCTGCTCGCGGTGGTGACCGATGACGCGCCGCCTGGCGTCGTGATCGCCCCCAAAGGACCATGGGCGAGCCTGTCGCCCGACGGTCGTAACGTCAATTGGGTGACGCCCGACGCGCTGGCGGACCTTGCCGGTCAAAGCACGTTCCACAGCAATCTGGTGCAGGTGCGGCGGGCAGAATGA